ACATAGAGAAAACACTTCCAGTGCAAATAGTCAagacaataacaacaagataGAAAGACATTTTGTGCTTACATTCACATGCCATTTTGTATAGATTCTGAAGTCTGAACTACTACAGCTCAAGCATTCGATTCTACACTGACCCTGAATCTATGACCAGACCAAGGTCACTAAcaaaaaaggtcaaagtaccgCAAAATCCTAGTAACGGTAGACCGTATTTGCCGTACTGTACACATTTTATTGTGTTTGAAAAGGTGAGATATCAATGACCTATATGCCCTATATAGCAGCCACCCAGATGTCATAGTCCTCAACTGAATTACTTTAACCTGCTTTAACACTTTATTTTATCcgtaatttattttggtttcggatttttttgtttttaccagTTTTTACCAACCCGCTCGCGTCTCGCGTTTTATTATTGTTCGATTGTGCAACGCTGTGCGACATGTTAAATTTTTGTCTGCTAGTTGTTTTATGAACTTCGTAATTCTGGTCGAACTATTTCGATTCTATTAAATTTGTTCGTGAACATTTAGTTCCTGACTTACCTTACTACGTCTTCagcttgaaaataattttttttctctttaatttgCTTCAAAAGCACTTGACATACACATGGCAATTGTAGTTGTAAGTAATTATACTTGAGTGTAGATTTGACTTGTCACTGACGTCTTGCATGATTCATGTttataaaattctaaaaaccTATATTTTAGTACTAACCTAAGAGTATTATTTCCATCTTTTAATCTCTTTCATCTTCTACAATGTGAAATCTAGCATAAATGTGGCTTTTATCTTGCAGGATAAAAGAGTGCTGATTGATGAAGCTTGTTCTACAGCCCAGGAATTTACAAAACTCTACTATGAATGTCTtgacaaaaagagaaatgtaACTTAAGTTTTGCTATAAATTTTAATGTCCCTAATATCCAACAATATTTCTAGTTAGTTTCAAGGCTGTATATGGACACAGCAGTTTTAGTTTGGAATGGTAGTTCTGTGGCAGGAAATATGGTAATTCAAGCCTTTCTTGAGAAACTTCCTGTAAGTGATCATCAAATTATAAGCCTTGATGCACAGCCAGTTCATGGTATGTTAGAACattttgagttttttcttttttttttatgttaattatatttttttatgatattACAGATGAAGCAATAAAAGGTCAATCAACTATCATGGTTACTGTAGCTGGAATAGTGAGATATGAAAAAAAGCCTGCACAGCCATTTTGTCAAGATTTCCTCATAACAGCACAAGAGAGTAAATGGAAAGTTGTTTCTGATTGCCTTCGCTTCCAGAAAGTTCTTTCCTAAATACTTAAAATACAGTAATATTTTGACAAaacatttatattttgttatttatttgagATAGCATGTACTAGTAAATTATCATGGTTTCACGAAAGGTTTGCCGATAAGAATATGGGAAAATTACGGTTGAATTTAGGTCTCAAGGTGttgaggaagaaaagaaaaaggcacatGTTGAATTCGACCGGAGGACCAACCCTGCAAATAGGAACGTAAACAAAAAGTTAGCTCgagtgttttttaaattaagagtTGCAAAAACATAATATTACCACAGTTAGAAGGGCtccattttcaaaatcagGTTTAAATTGAATCGTAGTTGCCACTTCATCAAGTTCTCCTTTCATCACGCCACTAAAGTGAAAGTAAGTGTTAAATacgaataatatttttgtaaGTTAATATTAATACCATGGAAACAAACTCAAAGTTGGCGAATATCGGGTGCGGAATAGGGCCACATAATCTGAAGTTCGAAAAATGACAGCCAATCTTTCTCCTCGGGAATCCCACACAAGATCTTGTACCAGACCACCGAATCTGCATTGAAGCGATCGGTAGTGTGAATGCTAAGTTGTATTAGTATATAAAGCCATACCTCTCAGTTT
The sequence above is drawn from the Daphnia pulicaria isolate SC F1-1A chromosome 1, SC_F0-13Bv2, whole genome shotgun sequence genome and encodes:
- the LOC124342135 gene encoding NTF2-related export protein 1-like, giving the protein MAIVVDKRVLIDEACSTAQEFTKLYYECLDKKRNLVSRLYMDTAVLVWNGSSVAGNMVIQAFLEKLPVSDHQIISLDAQPVHDEAIKGQSTIMVTVAGIVRYEKKPAQPFCQDFLITAQESKWKVVSDCLRFQKVLS